A window from Gemmatimonas sp. UBA7669 encodes these proteins:
- the nrfD gene encoding NrfD/PsrC family molybdoenzyme membrane anchor subunit, translating to MASVAHPVREGIRGPNIASADVQLPAVRDYEQVDRDIIATLGFTKKWFIGLAIAIVAMLCGASAWLYQIYWGLGQAGYEPPVMWGNYIITFVFWVGIGHAGTLISAILYLFRAGFRTSIYRAAEAMTVFAVMTAGLFPIIHIGRPWKFFWLIPYPNWRLLWPNFKSPLVWDVFAISTYLTISTTFLFIGLIPDFAVLRDKETNPLRKRIYSILSLGWRNSDREWRHFAKAYLFLAAFSTPLVLSVHSVVSFDFAMALTPGWHASIFPPYFVAGAIFSGFAMVWTIAIPMRKWFKLEHYITLNHLDATAKVVLFTSMVVGCAYLIEFFIAWYSGVRPEQEFFWNRVFGQWWWAAWIMLLCNMALPMSLWSQKLRRNPSWLFILSLFINLGMWFERFVIVVPSLSHEFEPWQWGSYTPSWIDMAFLVGSFGWFFMWFLLFVKQMPVMAIMELKEIVTPRFKNSHGGGHH from the coding sequence ATGGCATCCGTCGCACATCCGGTGCGCGAGGGCATTCGGGGGCCGAACATCGCATCGGCCGACGTTCAGCTCCCCGCGGTCCGTGATTACGAGCAGGTCGATCGCGATATCATCGCGACCCTCGGGTTCACCAAGAAGTGGTTCATCGGTCTGGCCATCGCCATCGTCGCCATGCTCTGTGGCGCGTCGGCCTGGCTCTACCAGATCTACTGGGGACTGGGGCAGGCGGGCTACGAACCGCCGGTGATGTGGGGCAACTACATCATCACCTTCGTTTTCTGGGTCGGTATCGGTCACGCCGGTACGCTCATCTCCGCCATTCTGTACCTCTTCCGCGCCGGCTTCCGCACCTCGATTTATCGAGCGGCCGAAGCCATGACGGTGTTCGCCGTCATGACGGCCGGTCTGTTCCCGATCATTCACATCGGCCGGCCGTGGAAGTTCTTCTGGCTCATTCCGTATCCGAACTGGCGCCTGTTGTGGCCGAACTTCAAGTCGCCGCTGGTGTGGGACGTCTTCGCCATCTCGACGTACCTCACCATCTCGACCACGTTCCTTTTCATCGGTCTCATTCCTGACTTCGCGGTGCTCCGCGACAAGGAAACCAACCCGCTGCGCAAGCGGATCTACTCGATCCTCTCGCTCGGCTGGCGCAACAGCGATCGCGAATGGCGTCACTTCGCGAAGGCCTACCTGTTCCTGGCCGCCTTCTCGACGCCGCTCGTGCTCTCCGTGCACTCGGTCGTTTCTTTCGACTTCGCCATGGCGCTCACGCCGGGCTGGCACGCCTCCATCTTCCCGCCGTACTTCGTCGCCGGTGCCATCTTCTCCGGCTTCGCGATGGTGTGGACGATTGCCATCCCGATGCGCAAGTGGTTCAAGCTCGAGCACTACATCACGCTCAACCACCTCGATGCCACGGCCAAGGTCGTGCTCTTCACCTCCATGGTGGTGGGTTGCGCGTACCTGATCGAGTTCTTCATCGCCTGGTACAGCGGCGTGCGTCCGGAGCAGGAGTTCTTCTGGAACCGCGTGTTCGGTCAGTGGTGGTGGGCGGCCTGGATCATGCTCCTCTGCAACATGGCGCTGCCCATGTCGCTCTGGTCGCAGAAGCTCCGCCGCAATCCGTCGTGGCTGTTCATTCTCTCGCTGTTCATCAACCTCGGCATGTGGTTCGAGCGCTTCGTCATCGTGGTGCCGTCGCTCTCCCACGAGTTCGAGCCCTGGCAGTGGGGTAGCTACACCCCCAGCTGGATCGACATGGCGTTCCTCGTCGGTTCCTTCGGCTGGTTTTTCATGTGGTTCCTGCTCTTCGTGAAGCAGATGCCGGTCATGGCCATCATGGAGCTCAAGGAAATCGTGACGCCGCGGTTCAAGAACAGCCACGGTGGAGGGCATCACTGA
- a CDS encoding DUF3341 domain-containing protein, producing MQGVLGVFHHLDTTVSAIEELKKKRLGDVTVYSPTIRHELDDAIAGPNSVVRRFTLIGGLLGVSFGYWIAIWSSDYWPLVTGGKAIASWIPYTIIGFEVMVLVGALSTVAGMFINSRIPRLTTTVGYDDRFSAGHFGVFVACDAAKASAAEELLRHAGAEEVRREA from the coding sequence ATGCAGGGCGTGCTTGGAGTCTTCCATCACCTCGATACCACCGTCTCGGCCATCGAGGAACTCAAGAAGAAGCGCCTGGGCGATGTGACGGTGTACTCGCCCACCATCCGGCATGAGCTGGATGACGCCATCGCGGGTCCCAACAGCGTGGTGCGGCGCTTCACGCTCATCGGTGGTCTGCTCGGCGTGAGCTTCGGCTACTGGATCGCCATTTGGTCGTCGGACTACTGGCCGCTCGTCACGGGCGGCAAGGCCATCGCGTCGTGGATTCCCTACACCATCATCGGTTTCGAAGTCATGGTGTTGGTCGGTGCGCTGTCCACGGTGGCCGGCATGTTCATCAACTCGCGCATTCCCCGCCTGACCACCACGGTCGGCTACGACGATCGCTTCTCCGCGGGCCACTTCGGTGTGTTCGTGGCCTGTGACGCCGCCAAGGCGTCGGCAGCCGAAGAACTCCTGCGCCATGCCGGCGCCGAGGAGGTGCGGCGTGAAGCGTGA
- a CDS encoding c-type cytochrome translates to MKRALRSSVALVLPLSFGACSWFTDFKDQPRIEPWESPSQNPADSLTPPRGQPQFSVPVQGTAVSAFQVSYKALPDSMASLSNPTPVSPASLANGRLNYQINCSVCHGLAGDGNGGLKKVNPAYGYSPSLLTESAKGRSDGYLYGIIRNGRGAMPNYNRIEEQDRWDVVNYVRALQAGSADTTLAGYPGQNGTTVPGPSLTAPTRPAPFVKPTQTPTPGSPNVNAATFKGNNEHDTMRKLHVGPPAAHGEAKEKHE, encoded by the coding sequence GTGAAGCGTGCGTTGCGCTCGTCGGTGGCCCTGGTGCTCCCGCTGTCCTTCGGCGCGTGCTCCTGGTTCACTGACTTCAAGGACCAGCCCCGCATCGAGCCCTGGGAGTCGCCGTCGCAGAATCCGGCCGACTCGCTCACGCCGCCGCGTGGACAGCCGCAGTTCAGCGTGCCGGTGCAGGGCACCGCGGTGTCGGCCTTCCAGGTGTCGTACAAGGCGCTGCCGGATTCCATGGCCTCGCTGTCGAACCCGACGCCGGTGTCCCCGGCCTCGCTGGCCAACGGTCGCCTGAACTACCAGATCAACTGTTCGGTGTGCCACGGTCTGGCGGGTGACGGCAACGGTGGTCTCAAGAAGGTGAACCCGGCCTATGGCTACAGCCCCTCGCTCCTCACGGAGTCGGCCAAGGGTCGCTCGGACGGTTACCTGTACGGCATCATCCGCAACGGTCGCGGTGCCATGCCCAACTACAACCGCATCGAAGAGCAGGATCGCTGGGACGTGGTGAACTACGTGCGCGCGCTGCAGGCGGGCTCGGCGGACACCACGCTGGCGGGCTACCCGGGACAGAACGGCACCACGGTGCCCGGTCCGTCTCTCACGGCCCCCACGCGCCCGGCGCCGTTCGTCAAGCCCACGCAGACGCCCACCCCGGGGTCGCCCAACGTCAACGCGGCCACGTTCAAGGGCAACAACGAACACGACACCATGCGGAAGTTGCACGTCGGTCCGCCGGCGGCCCACGGTGAGGCCAAGGAGAAGCACGAGTGA
- a CDS encoding TonB-dependent receptor: MTAITPVGRWLLPASLLLPGLLSAQASLSGRVMTPDKRPLSGVEVSIAALSRRTLTDSAGMFRLDSLAPGRYLIAARRLGFRSFSSMTSVFAGEGPEYELTLQPTVNELAKVDVTANPMETQFADFEKRRQLKLGRYLTADDFAKNDGRPVADVVAGIPGVDIVRGRLNEAWFGSRRGAETILMDRKIREDDKQRGANPGKGMCYATVVLNGLVVYRGDSGEGLFDLNSLNARDIKGVEVYTTTANAPQQWLTGNGSCGVIAIWTK, from the coding sequence ATGACCGCGATAACTCCTGTTGGACGTTGGCTGCTTCCGGCCTCACTCCTGCTCCCCGGTCTGCTGTCCGCACAGGCCAGTCTCTCTGGCCGAGTGATGACGCCGGACAAGCGGCCCCTGTCCGGCGTGGAGGTAAGCATCGCGGCGCTCTCCCGCCGCACCCTCACCGATTCTGCCGGCATGTTTCGCCTCGACAGCCTGGCGCCCGGACGCTACCTGATCGCCGCGCGACGCCTGGGCTTCCGATCTTTCAGCTCCATGACGTCGGTGTTTGCCGGCGAAGGCCCCGAGTACGAGCTCACGCTGCAGCCCACCGTCAATGAACTGGCCAAGGTGGACGTGACGGCGAATCCGATGGAGACCCAGTTCGCGGACTTCGAAAAGCGGCGCCAGCTCAAGTTGGGGCGCTATCTCACCGCCGACGACTTTGCGAAGAACGACGGGCGGCCGGTGGCCGATGTAGTGGCCGGCATACCCGGAGTGGACATCGTGCGCGGTCGCCTCAACGAAGCCTGGTTCGGCAGTCGCCGTGGCGCAGAAACCATTCTGATGGATCGAAAGATTCGGGAAGACGACAAGCAGCGTGGAGCCAATCCGGGCAAGGGCATGTGCTACGCCACCGTCGTCCTGAATGGCCTGGTGGTGTACCGCGGAGATTCCGGCGAAGGACTTTTCGATCTCAACTCACTCAATGCGCGCGACATCAAGGGGGTCGAGGTGTACACCACCACCGCCAACGCGCCGCAGCAGTGGTTGACGGGCAACGGCAGCTGCGGTGTGATTGCGATCTGGACCAAGTAG
- a CDS encoding DUF481 domain-containing protein has translation MRRSFLTTPSALLLGLSLSLSHAAGAQSAPSTWRRSVEASGTVLYGAASQRVLNGLMSLSSETAARQLRADLQTGYGDAIDLVTGERRVIVRNTRGTFGLDLTPRATWSPFAFGLAETSLQQRLASRVSAGAGAKFTAWRPDSVRGGFQEDASLSLALLSEQTRGLRLNDTTPVAGSGTRHRWSVRLRYRTRLGEALRFSHLTLYQPTIDRAARYTMESTSTLAVPLRSALELTVTHRERLDSEARDRGALSNRDGQLLFGVRATF, from the coding sequence ATGCGCCGCTCTTTCCTGACCACACCGTCCGCGCTCCTGCTTGGCTTGTCCCTGTCGTTGAGCCATGCGGCGGGCGCCCAATCGGCGCCGTCCACCTGGCGTCGCAGTGTCGAGGCCAGCGGGACGGTCCTCTATGGCGCGGCCAGCCAGCGCGTGCTCAACGGCCTCATGTCGCTGTCCAGCGAAACGGCAGCACGACAGCTTCGCGCCGACCTGCAAACCGGATACGGCGACGCCATTGATCTCGTGACCGGTGAGCGCCGAGTCATTGTGCGCAACACACGCGGGACCTTTGGCCTCGATCTCACGCCGCGCGCCACCTGGAGTCCATTTGCGTTTGGGCTGGCCGAGACCAGTCTGCAGCAGCGCCTCGCCTCCCGTGTGTCCGCTGGTGCGGGCGCAAAGTTCACGGCATGGCGGCCCGACTCGGTGCGAGGCGGCTTTCAGGAGGATGCCAGTCTCAGTCTGGCGCTGCTCAGTGAGCAGACGCGCGGACTGCGCCTCAATGACACCACACCGGTTGCCGGAAGCGGCACACGCCATCGCTGGTCGGTGCGCCTGCGTTATCGCACACGGCTAGGCGAGGCGCTGCGCTTCAGTCATCTGACGCTGTATCAGCCCACCATCGATCGCGCTGCGCGGTACACCATGGAGAGCACCAGCACGCTCGCTGTCCCGCTGCGCTCCGCCCTGGAGCTCACCGTGACGCACCGCGAACGCCTCGACAGCGAAGCGCGCGATCGCGGCGCGCTCAGCAACCGCGATGGACAACTGCTGTTCGGTGTGCGCGCCACGTTCTGA